The window ggtaaAGGTGTTCGCGAgtagccaatgaagaccagaggcgggttttttgttaccaaattacgtaggttagtacaggaagtaagtctggaattactaacgactcgtttcaggtgttcagaatcggttctttcttttgggagtcaataactccatttgtcatgccctttgatttttgaaactttgcctgactttttttacattcacaaacagctatataacacactacatgaaaggtcatatttgaaaaaccataataggtgctctttacaCTGTTTTAGTGAAATATTTTGGTATATATTGCCGTTTATGACTATGCATAGCAATTTTGatgcatataaataaatactgattTTTCATTGCATGCTCCCGCTTCAATATAGAACATTTAATTGTCTaattaaaataacacaataaGCTTTGAAGTGaacataaaaatatggatgaatattgtcaatgatgaaagatttacaGCATATCCCCTGGAGGTGTCCGTGATTGAATCCTCCACAGAGAAACACGGaggaataataatacattttaataacaagcaactatcggcacgattaatcagtaaaacctcTACGCAAGAGTTTCAAAGTACTTTGCTGTTGTACTGACTTCTGTGCTGATAGATCGGCCTTGCCAGAGATATCCGCCACACGCACGTCTCGGCTGCAGTATGCTGTGAGCTGTCGGATCATCGCCTGCACCTGCTGACCCAGTTCTTTAGTCGGCACCAGGACTAGAGCTCTGACTGCTTGCTCCCGTACAGTCTGTCATCATCAAGAAACATAGTGAGACCAAAAGAGACACATTGAGCCACATAtttacatgtaaacaaacaaacatatcacCTGTTTGGATGTGAGGATCTGTTGGATCAGTGGTACGGCATACGCCGCAGTTTTTCCTGATCCGGTTCGAGCACGGGCCAACAGATCTTTCCCCTCCAGCGCCAATGGAATGGCTTTCTCCTGAATGAGGGTCGGATGAGCCCACCCTAAATCAGCCAGAGCCTGAAAGgaaaacacaacacaatacaataatatatacTGACACTAGAACAATTGTCTCACACAACAGCTGATGTCATAGAACAGCATTCAAGACTATCATTAATCTGATGAAAATGCTTGagagagacagactgacagacagacagacagatacagtggTACTACCATAGTTAAGTGATGATATCAAATGGTAATATAATGGTATATAaaatagaggtcgaccaatagtggatttttttttttttagaggaaaagggctggtggaaaaggccgatcgTTTTTAgaattgatttatagaatttatagaatgttaaataaaagtatttcattactatgatgggcacagacattgaggctacaagagtccaaaatgaataaaatcccaaccGTTTATTGTGAAACCAAAACCGTGTATAACATggttaactataaacaagcctggaaTACACTTGCTTATGTTGGactgacagagacttggctctgtttcaatcctctatatttaagtaattgccaaattattttttttaaagcctaCACTCACtagattataacagaatgactatctatctatctggtctgtctatatgtctatctgtctgtctgtctggtctgtctgtctgtctatctatatatttcTGTCTGCCAGTCAATTTATCTATCtggtctgtttatctatctatctatctatctatctggtctgtctgtctgtctatctgatctgtctatatgtctgtctgtctgtttatctatctatctggtctGTCTAATCTGATctatctggtctgtctgtctgtctagctatctaATCTATCtggtctgtctatatgtctatctatctatctatctggtctgtctatatgtctgtctgtctatctatctatctatctggtctgtctgtctgtctatctgatctgtctggtctgtctgtctgtctatctgatctgtctatctatctatctggtctGTCTAATCTAATCTATCtggtctgtctatatgtctgtctgtctatctatctatctggtctATCTATctggtctgtctatctatctatctatctggtctgtctgtctgtctatctatctggtttgtctgtctgtctgtctatctatctggtctgtctgtgtctatctatctggtctgtctgtctgtctatctggtctgtctgtctatatctatctatctggtctgtctgtctgtctgtctatatctatctatctatctggtctgtttgtctgtctatctatctggtctgtctgtctgtctatctggtctggtctggtctgtctgtctatatctatctatctggtctgtctgtctatctatctatctggtcggtcggtcggtcgggctacatataaataaataaatatatatatatatatatatatatatatatatatatatatatatatatatatctgtctgtctatttcagGCAGTATCATCATACTAAAAACAACAATGTATACTAATTTCTGAAATCAGGCAacaactttacaaaaaaaaaactgctgataTCTCATATTCTTATATTCTGATGCAGACAGACGTTATATAACTAAGACGCCTAATTATTTTACCTTTAACAGGCGATCGTCTAAACCCATCTCATGAAACTGCAGCCCGTCTGTGTCCATCTTCACACGTGTGTTTGCGCACAGACGAGTGAGAGAGAGGTTAAATTCCACTGACGCCTCTCCGCCATCTGCCGTACTGGAGGGGAACTGCAGGACAAATCAAACGACGCGCCACTTATGCAAATAGAGCCACTAATATAGAATAACAAAGACTATAAAAACTCATATGTGTTTTatatcatatatatgtatatatttataccgCCCCAGAAGTTGTGTTTTCAGTCAAACGCAGTTTATGCTGTCTGGCACTTTCACCTGTAGTTATAACGACTGACCGCTGGTGTCGCTGATGTCTCAAACGCCTCTTTGATGAACtgacacaagacaaacaaaagCATCAACGTGGAGAAATAACAGAACACGGATACAAAATACAAGTGAGTTTACCCttttaaatgtcacatttcaTTATTTAACATCTCTCCTAATAGATAATACTTAAATAATGATTTGTGCATAAAGCAAAACAGCACTAAAGTGCCAATAATTTCATGCAGATACAGTCGGAAGTAAAACTGCACAACAAACAGATCATTGCACACCACACTATCtaataattctaataataatGCTGTAATATTTAACTATGCATGTCTTCCAAATCATTCAGAATACTTTTTGTGCATGCAAAGGAGACAAGAAAATCTGTTATGGAGacacaggtatatatatatatattttgtcactTATTATTGTGCATAAGAAAATAAGAAAGATACACAATCTCTTGTTTATTATGTGTTTATTGTTGACTGGTATTTGTGTTTAGATGAGGCAGCGTGTGTTTACCGGGGTGGTCACACAGATGCAGGAGCATCATGGCATTGTTGACAAGGAGGTTCATTTTCCAGTGAGGTTTGTATGGTTGGATATTCTGTAATAATGTCAGGTTGTTGATATAATGTGGGTCAATGCAATATTTGTGTGTTGCTGCAGTGTTGTGGTGGGTCGTGTGCCACTGGTGGGTGAGAAGGTGTTGGTGAAAGCTGTCCAGGACCCCATGAAGCCCGTCGGCTGGACCGCACAGAGAGTTCAAACCCTGAATGGACAGGTAGGCGACAACGTTTCCTCTTTAACActgataaaatattaattaataaaacataaaaaatgacatATTTGCATTTTTGCAAATAATACACATCTTTAAAcggaatatttatttttcaaatattcagtttaaaaatgtgtattatttgcaaaaatgcaaatatgtcattttttatgttttattaattgcttattatttttccagttttatttttgtattttgttattaTATGAATGTTTACTAATCTGCATACTTTGTGTATCTTATCCTAGTTGCTCACTTTGGCACAGAAATCTCAGCTTCCACTAAAAATACATGACATTTTGCACATAGGTTGTCGACTATGGTGTGAAAGATTACACAAATGTGTTAAATATATTAGATTGACTTCCTGATTTATTACACAATTTGTGAAGTAAACAGAGGCAATATTGGTATTTCAGACCTATGCATGGTATTTTAAAATTTACAGAGCAAGGGAAAGATTAACAGTCATTGATAAAGTTTTACGATTTCATAAAATGAGAACTTTATTAAAAATCGAGTTTAAAAGACGTGTCAAATTCGTAGAAATTTAACATTTGCATCCATGTTGATTTCGtgaattttttgggggggggatttttcccctttttctcccaatttggaatgcccaattcccaatgtgcttttaagtcctcatggtcacgtagtgatttgcctcaatccgggtggcggaggatgaatcccagttgcctccgcgtctgagatcatcaacccgcgcatcttatcacgtggcttgttgagcgcgttgccacggagacatagcgcgtgtggaggcttcacgccagcatggcatccacgctcaactcaccacgcaccccaccgagaacgaaccacattatagtgaccacgaggaggttaccccatgtgactctaccctccctagcaactgggccaatttggttgcttaggagacctggctggattcactcagcacaccccgggattcgaactagcgagtaGAGGTGTATTTAAGTGATTGTTTtgtgagggcctgggtagctcagcgagtaaagacgctgactaccacacctggagtcgcgagtttgaatccagggcgtgctgagtgactccaacccggtctcctaagcaaccaaattggcccggttgctagggagggtagagtcacatggggtaacctcctcatggtcactataatgtggttcttgctctcggtggggcgcgtggtgagttgtgcgtggatgccgtggggaatagcgtgaaacctccacatgcgctaggtctccgcggtaacgcgctcaacaagccacgtgttaagatgagattgacggtctcagatgcggaggcaactgagattcgtcctctgccacctggattgagtcactatgccaccacgaggacttagagcacattgggcattccaaattggggaggaaaaaaaaaagtaattgttttgtgtgaattgcatttttaatgtgtttttgaataacttaataaatCTGGACAAAAAAGAGTGTTACATCATTGACTAATAATCTGCTCTgttaaaaccaaaaaaacaatgttgttaaaattaaattacattttaacatttaaccaACAAAAATTTAGCTTTATGGTTGCAGGATGCATGCAAAATGAGTGCATATTATTTAATCAATCAGTTGGGGCAATTTGTAATTCATTttgtaatcaataaaaattgtcaaGAATATTTAGCCTGtttgctttgttctgtgttatgtttgagaatcaactaataaaaatgttaatctgaaaaaataatattttgcctGAGCATCAGTCACTTAAAGGAACTCATGTTTTAAACTGATTCTCTTTCTGTGTCTCTCTATCAGCCGTTTAAATCTCCTCCTCCACTGTTGCCCTCCATGTCTTCAAATCTGAAACCCGGGATTTTAGGGAGTAAACCCCAACCACTGCTGAAATCCCCAAAGATACCACCACTGATTCCCAGCATGCAGCCAAATCCAGGTACATGACAGACCGTCCATTATTAAAACTGCTGCAGCATCCTCTGTAATCATGTGGCTTTCTCTGGCGTTGTTTTGTTCATTCGAAGTCTTTTTGTGTTTAATGTCACAGGTGGTATGATCCCGATGGCCCATCACCAGCAGATGCCGTGGAATGGTCCATTTGACGGTTGGGGTGGAGCTCGGAAAAGACACGCTGAGGTTATGGGAGGTCGTAGAGGTGGACGCTGGTGAGTCAGATCACCTGTTCAGTGGCTGTGTTCTTAATGTAATATTAGCTGACTGCAGATGCATACTGCAAACTgtttataaaacagtatgtagTATGCAACGAGAAATGTTTACAGTCACATGACATGATAacgtgcatgtttaattcagcgagtGGCACACAGTTATCATCTTCTGGATTGCATAGTCATCTGCTTATTCCAAAATTCGCAAACtatgcatactgcatactgtctTTTAAAAATAGTATGTAGTATGCCGTTTTGTACATGTGTAACTCCTCTTGTCAAATGCTGCCCGTGTTTTTGCTTAGAAAGAACAGTCAGATTGTTTCAGTTATATTTATTCAATGCCTCATTCTGTTCTTTTGCATATTTTTTGTCCTTACTGATCCTTTCGTGTCTCAGGGAGGACGGCGGAGGAGGTATGTGGGGAGGAGACGCCATGCACCAAAAGAGGAAAAGATGGAGGGCCTTGTCAGAAGAGGACATGTCCAAAAAGACGTCCTCTataaccacacaaaacaccctgTTATTCTCCTGTTTCTCCAGGGACACGTAAGTCAGTGGACAGTTCAAGGAATGATCCGACTTCAATGTTAGTTAAATACTGTCGACaaaatggcataatgttgattaccacagaaaataattttcactGGTCCTTTTGTTTTGTGTCCTGGTTATGCGTATTACATGGatgtactatagtaataacagtcaattatgtataattacaagcaactaaccctaagccaaaccctaaccctaaacctatagtaagtacatgttgttaattagtaataatcagttaTTACttttgtaattacactgtaacaaggacacattcaAATAAAGTGTAAACAAATTGTGTTTACAGCAACGCACactcaatggaagtctatggggcaagcgtTCCGGAGggttttaaagcagaaatgtgcagcttgtaTTTTTGCTAATGCTCTAACATGAATTATTCagtcaaaatgtttattatttgatCTTTGAAGTCGTCGAAATCGTCCTTTTGAAGTGGGACTACTTTTTTAGGTGGATGAATTACACAGTAGTCAGTGCTTTCCAGATAGTTCCATCACGTCCCTTTATGCTTTCCTTTGCGTGTACCGTGGGAAAGTTACACGCTTTACTGGCATtccgttgccatggcaacaagagtttttatttaaaaaagggcaaaaatcgcggtaacagtgaggcacttgcaatggaagtggatggggccagttcataaatgttaaaatactcactgtttcaaaagtatacttAAACATTCGTAAactttatacatgttaacatgattttagtgtgataaaatcgctcagtgtaaagttatatgcaacatcacaactttattgccatgacaaagtaaccctgtaatctggtaaccTTGTAACGCTGCTAAAAATCACACacacgttaacacacatattgtttacgttttgtggctatacttttgaaacaatgagtattttaacgtttatgaacTGGTCCCATCCACATCCATTGTAAATGCTTCACtaatggcaatttgtttttttttttttttttttttttttttttaaataaacgagggacaaaataattttttgtgcctCAAATGCAGTTGATTGAGCTCCACATCTCCTCTTGATGTTTTCAGCCAGGCCTGTGACTGTCTGGAGCTTCAGCGGCGGTACCCTCATCTTCTGGTGCCCTCAAACCTCGTCCACCTTCAGTTGTCCTGGACAGAGAGTTTCCCGCTCACACGGCCTCTGCCTCTGAGAGGACCCTGTCTGTTTCACATGGGCTCACGGCAGCCTGAGACCGAAACATCTGTCTGCAAATCCACAGATTCTACAGTCACCGTTAAGGTACCTGACAGACACATTGTGTTTTGACTATCAGCATTAAGTCTGGTCCACATGGCAGCTTATTCTGGCAaagaacagcccacttagacaggaacaGACTGTTTCACGGACATAACTTTggaaacaaagcagaaaatgcagtTCTGCTCGCTATTAAGTGTCAAACAAATCTTTAAGTATCTTTGAAGTATTTGATGGTGTGATTTGAGGCATCGTTATTTGTTTTgagatttcatgactgtgatttcAGACAGTtcttacccttttttttttttttaggagtgaATTGAAACTGATCACTTACATTCTCGCTCCTGAAAACATTGGCCAAGTGCAATGCTGTTATTGTTTTCTCTCTACAGGTTCTGTTACTCTCTATGCCATGCCTAGAACACTTTTATTCACAGTGTTGTAACATTTCAAAGGACGGCCAGACGCTGAAGGAGGCTGTACATCCTACAACACTACTCAAAGTAAGAACGTTCTGTCGTAAATAGAGTGCAACtgttggaagtgaatgggcaatttttggagggtttaaagacttTTTAATGTTCTCTTGTTTACTAAGGATGAAAAACATGATCAAACTGCTTTTATATGAAagtattaaacaataataaatcatttgcaacagaaaatgtaaattaataacaaACTCACATCTATGGCTGTATATATGGAGAAGCATATACTTATGGCGAATACATAAGCATAGACCATTATTTGTACAATCTCAGTGCTCAGTTTTTGCAGTGCGTTTTTAGTTATGTAACCCGACTGTTGCGCTGTAAACTTCTGCGTTCACCATACATGTACTTCAAGCAGCTATAAACTCCTGTCATTCTTAAAAACCCAAGCGTTTTTAAAAATACTCTCTCTTTGTGTGCGCTGTAGTTCATGTTGGTGGACAGTGGAGGTGAATTGCAGCTCCCAGGAGGTTCCTGGTCACTCAAACTGGACGGATCAAACCCGCTGAAGGACAGCTCGACTCTAGTCAACACTGCAGTGCGCTGCATAAAGACTCAAGCCGCTCTGGACCTGTCAGCCTGCACACAATGGTCTGTCTCTATACATGTACCCATAAACTTCAGGTGTATGATTCTCAATATGTGAATTTAATAAATAGGTACAGTATATCTCTAATATTTATTCATTAAACAAAGGGCTCATTTACCCTAATATTTACAATTGAATTGATATTTTCCcaatatatttgatattttatgtattttaatattttaacattttgtcttTATTACATAATAATATTAATCTAATATTTATTCATTGAATAAAGGGCCCTTTATTTACCATAGAATTGACATTTTGTCAATATtgaagattttttattatttgatattatataatatttaatatattttaatatttaatactgtattaataatatgaatctaatatttaatatttatctgAATGTATGTATCAGACAAGGGGCTCATTTCCCTTTATCATAGGATTTATATTTTgccaatatttatttaatatttaaaatgtaatatttgtttaatatattttaattattattaaataataatgttaatctcatatttaatatttatctaatatttattaattaaaaaaagttgtaaTTTCTCTATATTTACCTTTGAATTTATATTGGTCAATAtttatttaagattatttttatttaatagtatacaatattttaatatttaatatttatttaataatattaatcttaaatatttatctacatTTATTTACTAAACAAAGTGCTCATTTCCCTTTATTCACCATTTAGTTGATATTTTGCCAATATTTAATattcttttattaaatattatttaatatttgtaaatttaatatttatataatatttattcattaaaatggGCTTATTTCTGTTtaagtgtaatttattttttgccaatatttatttaatattcttttatttcatattcatatttttaaaatatgtaatatgtaataaataaccatattaatctaatatttaatatttatataatatttattaaaggTGTAATTTCTCTATATTTACCTTTGAATTTATATTTgtcaatatttaagatttttttatttaatagtatacaatatttaatatattttaatatttaatatttatttaataataatattaatcttgtattaaatatttatctacATTTATTTACTAAACAAAGTGCTCATTTCCCTTTATTCACCATTCAATTAATATTTTTgccaatatttatttaatattctttattaaatattatttaatatttgtaaatctaatatttaatatttatctcatatttattcattaaaaaggGCTTATTTCTCtttaagtttaatttatattttgtcaatatttaagattatattttataattttattttttttatatttagcgGGAAATAATGTAAAGTAGGACTTGATTTTTtccatcaggatttgattggacTTAAACATGTTAGGCTGTGATATCACTGGTTAATATTATTTGTCCCCACCACACGGTCTTGATTACATCACCAGGAAAGAAGAGGCGTTTTAAAGGCAGAGAAAGCTGTTATATTTGGATGAAAAATtctgaaaacaaacatttattttctttaggaTATTTTCTGATGATAAATTCCAGGTCCAGTCTGTTTTGAGTTGTGGAAGATGTTGCTGGAATAGAATTAGCTTTCTTTCCTCTCTCTAAAGGCACAGGATGGCAGAGTTAAGATATCTGTCCGGAGAGAAAATGGAGACGGTCGTGGTCTTGTTGCCAGATGTTTGGAATCTAGTGCCGACAGAAGAAGAGTGGATGAAGTTACGACAAGAGCAACAGGTACAGACGGCAATAACAGTGAAATAATGTTTCAAATCACATGAAAGGTGTCTT of the Myxocyprinus asiaticus isolate MX2 ecotype Aquarium Trade chromosome 42, UBuf_Myxa_2, whole genome shotgun sequence genome contains:
- the LOC127432942 gene encoding cell cycle and apoptosis regulator protein 2-like isoform X1, which encodes METQMRQRVFTGVVTQMQEHHGIVDKEVHFPVSVVVGRVPLVGEKVLVKAVQDPMKPVGWTAQRVQTLNGQPFKSPPPLLPSMSSNLKPGILGSKPQPLLKSPKIPPLIPSMQPNPGGMIPMAHHQQMPWNGPFDGWGGARKRHAEVMGGRRGGRWEDGGGGMWGGDAMHQKRKRWRALSEEDMSKKTSSITTQNTLLFSCFSRDTQACDCLELQRRYPHLLVPSNLVHLQLSWTESFPLTRPLPLRGPCLFHMGSRQPETETSVCKSTDSTVTVKVLLLSMPCLEHFYSQCCNISKDGQTLKEAVHPTTLLKFMLVDSGGELQLPGGSWSLKLDGSNPLKDSSTLVNTAVRCIKTQAALDLSACTQWHRMAELRYLSGEKMETVVVLLPDVWNLVPTEEEWMKLRQEQQDDESPLPDVPSLVFHPHAGLNLSVVSLSSLLEPQTRDCYEVCLMAEMFSEMLQRDFGFQLYQCLCRLPKGPSDPLICDTEDNSTTTDDEPKKSDKQQQSKKKISTDVKKTKLKEKDDEKDTDEISSEKDGQTSSTSDNQLTKDHERPPGWTAELPRKVLLSWVFFDRQLAGSLREPDLLNILLSLGLYLSPAQAQDLVKKTMVGGLCLYRNLCSRWTDTNQTDSSVTEEGNKALLPGPPGKERGSARRSSASSNPDLVNYKGNVMNIPNLLQSLDSSKATQRELEKCIATLQSRLEAAEVKQASDQQEQNQHKELKRKLEKAETLNKTYKKSLKENASQMNSIIEMMQKMVEQTTAVSNTKEVMDEKV
- the LOC127432942 gene encoding cell cycle and apoptosis regulator protein 2-like isoform X2 is translated as METQMRQRVFTGVVTQMQEHHGIVDKEVHFPVSVVVGRVPLVGEKVLVKAVQDPMKPVGWTAQRVQTLNGQPFKSPPPLLPSMSSNLKPGILGSKPQPLLKSPKIPPLIPSMQPNPGGMIPMAHHQQMPWNGPFDGWGGARKRHAEVMGGRRGGRWEDGGGGMWGGDAMHQKRKRWRALSEEDMSKKTSSITTQNTLLFSCFSRDTQACDCLELQRRYPHLLVPSNLVHLQLSWTESFPLTRPLPLRGPCLFHMGSRQPETETSVCKSTDSTVTVKVLLLSMPCLEHFYSQCCNISKDGQTLKEAVHPTTLLKFMLVDSGGELQLPGGSWSLKLDGSNPLKDSSTLVNTAVRCIKTQAALDLSACTQWHRMAELRYLSGEKMETVVVLLPDVWNLVPTEEEWMKLRQEQQDDESPLPDVPSLVFHPHAGLNLSVVSLSSLLEPQTRDCYEVCLMAEMFSEMLQRDFGFQLYQCLCRLPKGPSDPLICDTEDNSTTTDDEPKKSDKQQQSKKKISTDVKKTKLKEKDDEKDTDEISSEKDGQTSSTSDNQLTKDHERPPGWTAELPRKVLLSWVFFDRQLAGSLREPDLLNILLSLGLYLSPAQAQDLVKKTMVGGLCLYRNLCSRWTDTNQTDSSVTEEGNKALLPGPPGKERGSARRSSASSNPDLVNYKGNVMNIPNLLQSLDSSKATQRELEKCIATLQSRLGSRSETGL